One genomic segment of Clostridium saccharoperbutylacetonicum N1-4(HMT) includes these proteins:
- a CDS encoding metal ABC transporter substrate-binding protein, which yields MKKITFAMVIITIALSFGMNLFSDPLLANTESHKTENRGDFLNILTVNKPQYDMVKKIVKDKNNVEYMLTNEKDISEFKYNEDVLNNISNMDLFIYSGTSFEPWSNSLIDELKKGDLGIINLSRGIRLLNYSQNNSNKENPYYFEGISEYKIALCNVKSAIQDRDPQNRDYYEENYNEAIKEFDNKIKIYNDKIKSLSDYKFITLNNDFDYLTKALNLNTIQLDNHEIADFIKLNNLDAKKVIIIVDGEAGTKLNLSGYNTVNLWKYYGDMSFDDLILYNIKELSKWAPLKENGTVNSTGKVA from the coding sequence TTGAAAAAGATTACCTTTGCAATGGTAATAATAACTATTGCATTGTCTTTTGGCATGAATTTATTTTCAGACCCGTTATTAGCAAATACAGAGAGTCATAAAACTGAAAATAGGGGAGATTTTTTAAACATACTAACGGTTAATAAACCTCAATATGATATGGTTAAAAAAATTGTGAAAGATAAAAATAATGTTGAATATATGCTTACTAATGAAAAAGATATTAGTGAGTTTAAGTATAATGAAGATGTTTTAAATAATATATCCAATATGGACTTATTTATATATTCCGGCACTTCATTTGAACCTTGGAGCAATTCTTTAATTGATGAATTGAAAAAAGGAGATTTAGGAATAATAAATTTATCTAGAGGCATAAGATTACTGAATTATTCACAAAATAATAGTAATAAAGAAAATCCTTATTATTTTGAGGGAATTAGTGAATATAAAATTGCATTATGTAATGTAAAATCAGCAATTCAAGATAGAGATCCCCAAAATAGAGATTATTATGAAGAAAATTATAATGAAGCCATAAAAGAATTTGATAATAAGATAAAGATATATAATGATAAAATTAAATCACTTAGTGACTATAAATTTATAACGCTAAATAATGATTTTGATTATTTAACTAAAGCATTAAATTTAAATACTATTCAGCTTGATAATCACGAAATAGCTGATTTTATTAAGCTTAATAATTTAGATGCTAAAAAGGTTATAATAATAGTTGATGGAGAAGCAGGAACTAAATTGAATTTATCAGGATACAATACAGTGAATTTATGGAAATATTATGGAGATATGTCTTTCGATGATTTAATTTTGTATAATATAAAAGAATTATCAAAATGGGCTCCATTAAAAGAGAATGGAACGGTTAATTCTACAGGTAAAGTGGCATAA
- the tsaE gene encoding tRNA (adenosine(37)-N6)-threonylcarbamoyltransferase complex ATPase subunit type 1 TsaE — MEFEVYNVDSTTQLGINLGKLLQAGDIICLTGDLGAGKTHITKGIALGLGINDNITSPTFTIVNEYEGGRLKLNHFDVYRVSDPDEIYAIGFDDYIFSDAVSIIEWANYIEEILPQDLLHISIKKDLEKGEDYRKIILTPYGDRYNYIKEL; from the coding sequence ATGGAATTCGAAGTTTATAATGTAGATAGTACTACTCAATTAGGAATAAATTTAGGTAAATTGCTACAAGCTGGTGATATAATTTGTTTAACTGGAGATTTAGGTGCTGGCAAGACACATATTACTAAAGGAATTGCCCTTGGTTTAGGAATAAATGATAATATAACAAGTCCAACTTTTACAATTGTTAATGAATATGAAGGTGGTAGGCTCAAACTTAACCATTTTGATGTTTATCGAGTGAGCGATCCTGATGAAATATATGCAATTGGATTTGATGACTACATATTTTCAGATGCAGTGTCTATTATAGAATGGGCAAATTACATTGAAGAAATTTTACCTCAAGATTTACTTCATATAAGCATAAAGAAAGACCTTGAAAAAGGTGAAGATTACAGAAAAATAATATTAACTCCTTATGGAGATCGATATAACTATATAAAGGAGCTTTAA